The following are encoded together in the Geobacter sulfurreducens PCA genome:
- the rlmD gene encoding 23S rRNA (uracil(1939)-C(5))-methyltransferase RlmD: MTEARIRIESLAFGGAGFGRLEGKACFVPFTAPGDLVRIRVAVDKPSYLEGETLEILEPSPDRIAPPCPVFGICGGCSWQHLRYDAQAEAKERIFVDTLWRFGRVERDAVAPFAVADNPFGYRCRAQFKIRWSGGRLHMGFYRRGSHYVIDAPAECVICDPAINLTLRDLRLVLPDFSEPDKIPQIDAATGEDGHVLLVVHYIGDNPGRAADFFRSIQPHLASVTGIHLQCGRKDSIMHVWGVDSLSYTVPGLGDQGRPLSLSFRRGGFSQVNYRQNRVLVSKALHLAGVGPGRRVLDLFCGNGNFSLPLASGGAQLVGVEDYGPSIDDARKNADFNGIGDVEFIAIDAADGTRRLRAAGEHFDTVILDPPRTGARDAVGEVAILAPERIVYVSCDPPTLGRDLGVLRKAGYRVVGSHGVDMFPQTYHIESVTLLIRS, translated from the coding sequence ATGACTGAGGCGCGTATCCGCATTGAATCCCTCGCCTTCGGCGGGGCAGGTTTCGGGCGACTTGAGGGCAAAGCCTGCTTCGTGCCGTTTACCGCTCCGGGCGACCTCGTCCGCATCCGGGTTGCTGTTGACAAACCGTCTTATCTTGAGGGCGAGACACTTGAGATTCTTGAGCCCTCACCCGACCGCATCGCACCGCCGTGCCCGGTCTTCGGGATCTGTGGCGGGTGTTCATGGCAGCACCTGCGCTACGATGCCCAGGCGGAAGCCAAAGAGCGCATCTTCGTCGATACTCTGTGGCGTTTCGGACGGGTCGAACGGGACGCCGTCGCCCCCTTTGCCGTTGCGGATAATCCCTTTGGCTATCGGTGCCGGGCTCAGTTCAAGATACGGTGGAGCGGCGGGCGCCTGCACATGGGCTTTTATCGCAGGGGATCTCACTATGTGATCGATGCGCCCGCGGAATGCGTCATCTGTGACCCCGCCATCAATCTGACCCTGCGGGACCTGAGATTGGTTCTGCCGGATTTCTCCGAACCGGACAAGATTCCCCAGATTGACGCTGCAACCGGCGAAGACGGACACGTTCTTCTGGTCGTACACTATATCGGAGACAATCCCGGTCGAGCCGCCGACTTTTTTCGCTCGATCCAGCCTCATCTGGCTTCGGTGACCGGCATTCATCTCCAGTGCGGGCGCAAGGATTCCATCATGCACGTCTGGGGAGTCGATTCACTGTCGTATACCGTTCCTGGGCTGGGCGATCAGGGGCGCCCCCTGTCCCTGTCGTTCAGGAGGGGAGGGTTCTCCCAGGTAAATTATCGCCAGAACCGGGTGCTGGTGAGCAAAGCTTTGCACCTGGCCGGAGTGGGGCCCGGCCGACGGGTGCTCGATCTGTTTTGCGGCAACGGTAATTTTTCGCTTCCCCTGGCGTCCGGCGGAGCTCAGCTCGTTGGAGTCGAGGACTACGGGCCGTCAATTGACGACGCGCGGAAAAACGCGGACTTCAATGGGATCGGTGATGTGGAGTTTATCGCCATCGACGCCGCCGACGGCACCCGCCGCCTGAGAGCTGCGGGTGAGCATTTCGATACGGTCATCCTGGATCCCCCCCGGACCGGTGCCCGGGATGCGGTCGGCGAGGTGGCGATACTGGCTCCGGAACGTATCGTGTACGTCTCCTGTGATCCGCCGACGCTCGGACGCGATCTCGGAGTGCTGCGCAAGGCTGGATACCGCGTAGTCGGCAGCCATGGCGTCGATATGTTTCCTCAGACCTACCACATAGAGAGCGTAACGCTCCTGATACGCTCCTGA
- a CDS encoding HU family DNA-binding protein, with amino-acid sequence MNKSELIEALAAEKGLTYKKAEEVVNIVFDSMSSAMIRNERIEIRGFGSFVVKDYKSYTGRNPKTGEPIEVKPKKLPFFKVGKELKERVDGK; translated from the coding sequence ATGAACAAATCCGAACTGATTGAGGCGTTGGCGGCGGAGAAGGGCCTTACCTACAAAAAGGCCGAAGAAGTCGTCAATATCGTATTCGATTCAATGAGCAGTGCGATGATCCGCAATGAGCGAATCGAGATTCGCGGTTTCGGGAGTTTTGTCGTCAAGGATTACAAGTCCTATACGGGGCGTAACCCCAAGACCGGCGAACCCATTGAGGTCAAACCCAAGAAACTTCCATTTTTCAAGGTCGGCAAGGAGCTGAAGGAGCGCGTTGACGGCAAGTGA
- a CDS encoding OmpA family protein: MQRLRVILTIFLSLLASEVFANPSTSGETGLITVPSAETLDAGNICVGLWGIGTGTQADNALTLPASLTLGIGSFWEIYGNYPNLLFNGDEDKTDRGYAEIGTKLRFLGKRSSPLKAAVDLFVQRQISEDPDVDGTTHGGGRLITSYSSEQLGVHGNLGYLFAGSYANRSVDDEILYGFGIDYTPATRLRLTAELTGSTGRFADQDAPLEGLLGFQYYISPHLTLNLAGGLGLSDASPDWRAVAGLTACQGVGTYIKPVPRLGGGDFEEEKQKKQEPVKIRKIIPISPLLISSLSQPAPVSKLEVPLGQDKEDVVIKPYGKVTLAAQAANAPVAVAAASEEVALGQGGEEVRLATRSVDGYENVALEYTLSRLEGVTPLYSVDVKGQNFQVASAVHENIPEAMTVYRKFRFPDVSFDFDQWSLSAEGKKALSEVAEQIRRDKRWVYLRIDGHADNIGSVGYNMDLSLKRAISVASYLIAREGIDPSRLFVKGLGKSKPIGDNKTAEGRKLNRRGEILFLIPKDE; the protein is encoded by the coding sequence ATGCAGAGACTTCGGGTAATTCTTACAATCTTCCTCTCGCTGCTCGCCTCGGAGGTTTTTGCTAATCCGTCCACCAGCGGCGAGACGGGACTCATCACGGTCCCGTCGGCCGAAACCCTCGACGCGGGCAACATCTGCGTCGGTCTGTGGGGGATAGGCACCGGTACGCAGGCGGATAACGCCCTGACCCTCCCCGCGTCGCTCACGCTCGGCATAGGCTCGTTCTGGGAAATATACGGCAACTATCCGAACCTGCTGTTCAACGGCGATGAGGACAAGACCGATCGGGGCTACGCCGAAATAGGAACCAAACTTCGCTTTCTCGGCAAGAGAAGCTCCCCCCTGAAGGCTGCAGTCGATCTCTTCGTACAGCGGCAGATCTCCGAAGACCCCGACGTGGATGGAACAACCCACGGCGGCGGCCGACTCATCACCTCCTATTCCTCCGAACAACTCGGCGTGCACGGCAATCTGGGCTACCTCTTCGCTGGCTCTTATGCCAACAGGTCGGTTGATGATGAAATCCTCTACGGTTTCGGCATCGACTATACGCCCGCAACCCGCCTGAGGCTTACGGCAGAGTTGACGGGAAGCACCGGACGCTTCGCAGATCAAGACGCTCCCCTGGAGGGGCTCCTCGGATTCCAGTACTACATCTCGCCGCATCTCACCCTCAATCTTGCCGGCGGGCTCGGTCTTTCCGATGCCAGCCCCGACTGGCGCGCCGTGGCCGGGCTCACGGCATGTCAAGGCGTCGGTACCTACATCAAGCCGGTCCCTCGACTGGGAGGCGGTGATTTCGAGGAAGAAAAGCAAAAGAAGCAAGAACCAGTGAAGATCAGAAAGATCATTCCGATTTCCCCCCTCCTGATCAGCTCCCTTTCCCAGCCTGCTCCGGTCAGCAAGCTTGAGGTCCCCCTTGGTCAGGACAAGGAAGATGTTGTTATCAAGCCGTACGGGAAGGTGACTCTTGCCGCCCAGGCCGCCAATGCGCCCGTTGCGGTGGCTGCCGCATCCGAAGAGGTTGCACTGGGGCAGGGGGGAGAAGAGGTGCGCCTGGCCACCCGGTCCGTGGACGGGTACGAGAATGTGGCCCTTGAATACACGCTGAGCAGACTGGAAGGCGTTACCCCGCTGTACAGTGTCGACGTCAAGGGACAGAATTTCCAGGTGGCATCAGCCGTGCACGAGAATATTCCGGAAGCAATGACCGTCTACCGCAAGTTCCGCTTTCCGGACGTATCCTTCGATTTCGATCAGTGGAGCCTTTCCGCCGAAGGGAAAAAGGCCCTTTCCGAGGTTGCCGAGCAGATTCGCAGGGACAAACGGTGGGTTTATCTCCGAATCGACGGGCATGCGGACAACATCGGCTCGGTCGGCTACAACATGGATTTATCGCTCAAACGTGCCATTTCAGTGGCCAGCTATCTCATTGCCCGCGAAGGGATCGACCCGTCCCGCCTCTTTGTCAAGGGGCTCGGCAAGTCAAAGCCCATTGGCGACAACAAGACT
- the infA gene encoding translation initiation factor IF-1, with protein sequence MSKEEAIEVEGTVIEPLPNAMFRVELENGHVVLAHISGKMRKYFIKILPGDKVTVELSPYDLTRGRITYRAK encoded by the coding sequence ATGAGCAAAGAAGAAGCAATTGAAGTAGAAGGCACCGTCATCGAACCCCTCCCGAACGCCATGTTCAGGGTAGAGCTCGAAAATGGACACGTGGTGCTTGCCCACATTTCGGGAAAGATGCGCAAGTACTTCATCAAGATACTTCCGGGCGACAAGGTCACGGTAGAGCTTTCACCCTATGACCTTACACGTGGTCGCATAACCTATCGCGCCAAATAG